In Candidatus Desulforudis audaxviator MP104C, a genomic segment contains:
- the pyk gene encoding pyruvate kinase: MRHTKIICTIGPASESVEVLSRMVESGMNISRHNFSHGSREEHRRRINNVRTAAARTGRTVGIMVDLRGPKIRIGDLEPEPVELKAGDELTLTTEVIKGNRRRISVDYQPLPREVGPGNTILLGDGLVGLEVLRVEGSEVLCRVLNDALLTSRKGVNLPGVRTSIPTVTEKDIRDLHFALELGFDFVAASFVRRAEDILSVRAILEKFESEAHIVAKIETWEAVENLDDIIKVTDAVMVARGDLGLEIAAEEVPLVQKKIIARCNLAGKPVITATQMLESMIHNPRPTRAEASDVANAILDGTDAVMLSAETATGEYPVAAVETMDRIARRAEADLPYGMLLHQRHRDISRRTVTDAISYATCATAADLDAAAIITATQTGYTARMVAKYRPARPIVAVTPREDVVRRLTLLWGVQPVYVQEEIEDTDRMISASIEAALAAGLIRGGDLVVITAGVPVGLHGSTNLLKVHTVGNVLARGIGIGNQAVTGSLKIAHSAAEALVKIEPGDILVTRATDRDYVPAIEKSSGVITEVGGLTSHAAVVCLQFNLPVIVGVTGATEILDEGAIVTIDALRGLVYSGATRVL; the protein is encoded by the coding sequence TTGCGCCATACTAAAATAATCTGCACCATTGGCCCAGCTTCGGAATCGGTCGAGGTGCTAAGCCGGATGGTCGAATCCGGGATGAACATTTCCCGCCACAATTTCTCCCACGGTTCCCGGGAGGAACACCGCCGCCGCATCAACAACGTCCGCACGGCCGCCGCGCGGACCGGCAGAACGGTCGGCATAATGGTCGACCTCCGGGGTCCCAAGATCAGAATCGGCGATCTGGAGCCCGAGCCGGTCGAACTCAAGGCCGGGGATGAACTGACCCTAACCACCGAGGTAATCAAGGGAAACCGCCGCCGCATTTCGGTCGATTACCAGCCGTTGCCCCGGGAGGTGGGGCCGGGTAACACCATTTTGCTTGGCGACGGTCTGGTCGGGCTGGAAGTGTTGCGGGTTGAGGGGAGCGAGGTGCTCTGCCGGGTTCTGAACGACGCCTTGCTGACCAGCCGGAAGGGCGTGAATCTGCCGGGTGTGCGGACATCGATCCCCACCGTCACCGAGAAAGACATCAGGGACCTTCATTTCGCCTTGGAGTTGGGCTTTGATTTTGTGGCCGCCTCGTTCGTGCGGCGGGCAGAGGACATCCTTTCGGTGCGCGCAATCCTGGAGAAGTTCGAATCAGAAGCGCACATCGTGGCCAAGATCGAGACCTGGGAGGCGGTCGAGAACCTGGACGACATCATTAAGGTGACGGACGCGGTGATGGTGGCACGCGGTGACTTGGGGCTGGAGATCGCCGCCGAGGAAGTGCCCCTGGTTCAGAAAAAGATCATCGCCCGTTGCAACCTGGCCGGCAAGCCGGTGATCACCGCGACTCAGATGCTGGAATCAATGATCCACAACCCGCGTCCAACCAGGGCCGAGGCTAGTGACGTGGCCAACGCGATTTTGGACGGTACGGACGCCGTGATGCTTTCGGCGGAAACCGCGACCGGGGAATACCCGGTGGCCGCGGTGGAAACCATGGACCGCATCGCCCGTCGGGCGGAAGCCGACCTTCCCTACGGAATGCTGCTTCACCAGCGGCACCGGGACATCTCCCGCCGCACGGTCACCGACGCCATCAGCTACGCCACCTGTGCCACCGCCGCCGACCTCGACGCCGCCGCCATCATTACGGCTACCCAGACCGGGTATACGGCGCGGATGGTGGCCAAGTACCGGCCAGCGAGGCCGATTGTGGCCGTAACACCTCGGGAAGACGTGGTGCGGCGCCTGACCCTGTTGTGGGGGGTGCAGCCGGTCTACGTTCAAGAGGAGATCGAGGACACCGACCGGATGATCTCGGCCTCCATTGAAGCCGCCCTGGCCGCCGGTCTCATCCGCGGCGGCGACCTGGTGGTGATCACCGCCGGCGTGCCGGTGGGCCTGCACGGCAGCACCAACCTGCTCAAAGTGCACACCGTGGGCAATGTCCTGGCCCGGGGCATCGGGATCGGCAACCAGGCGGTGACCGGCAGCCTGAAAATCGCGCACAGCGCTGCGGAAGCCCTGGTCAAGATCGAGCCGGGGGACATCCTGGTCACCCGGGCCACCGACCGGGATTATGTTCCGGCGATCGAAAAGTCATCCGGAGTGATCACCGAAGTCGGCGGGCTGACCTCACACGCCGCCGTGGTGTGCCTGCAGTTCAACCTGCCGGTGATCGTGGGGGTTACGGGGGCGACCGAGATTCTTGACGAAGGGGCGATTGTGACCATCGACGCGTTGCGGGGGTTGGTTTACAGCGGCGCCACCCGCGTGCTCTAG
- a CDS encoding DedA family protein — translation MDSVLDCLSALGLGGVVLGTVLEALGVPFFPGAVVMILAGVLVHQGALNFPATLGAAFGGYTVGSVLAYLLGKNVGTPFFRRYGRFLHVSPEKLMQAQTLPAYSAGFFVLLGRFVPGVGNLTPYLAGLAQLQVGWFLLYNSLYALGWGTVYLGVGMFFGSRWPAIITFIQPRLLGIAVLGGLAVVAVMMHLDRKR, via the coding sequence TTGGATTCCGTCCTCGACTGTCTGTCGGCGTTGGGACTGGGCGGCGTGGTGCTGGGAACGGTTCTGGAAGCCTTGGGAGTGCCCTTCTTTCCCGGGGCGGTGGTCATGATTCTGGCCGGGGTGCTGGTGCACCAGGGAGCCCTGAATTTCCCGGCTACGCTCGGAGCGGCCTTCGGCGGATACACGGTGGGCTCGGTGCTGGCCTACCTGCTCGGCAAAAATGTGGGCACCCCGTTCTTCCGGCGGTACGGGCGCTTCCTGCACGTTTCGCCCGAGAAACTGATGCAGGCGCAAACCCTGCCGGCTTATTCAGCTGGTTTTTTTGTGCTTCTGGGCCGGTTCGTGCCCGGTGTCGGCAACCTCACGCCTTACCTGGCCGGTTTGGCCCAGCTTCAGGTGGGCTGGTTCCTTTTATACAACTCGCTTTACGCCTTGGGCTGGGGGACCGTTTACCTTGGAGTGGGGATGTTTTTTGGTTCCCGGTGGCCGGCGATCATCACCTTCATCCAACCGCGCCTGCTCGGAATCGCCGTGCTTGGGGGACTGGCGGTTGTAGCGGTCATGATGCACCTGGATCGAAAACGGTGA